CGCGATGCCCGGATGCCGCGCACCGACGGCGCAGAGGAAGGCCCCGGACCCGCCGCCGATGTCCATCAGCCTGCGCACACCGCGCAGATCGACGGTGTCGAGCGTATCTTCGGCGACCAGCTGCTGGCTGTCGGCCATCAGGTCGGAATAGACCTGCGTCTGCGCGGCATCCATGTCGCCGCCAAAGACATAGGGCCAGAAAGAGGCAAGTTCCGTCTGCGTCTCTCCGCGGAAGAAGGCGACGGGGTCGGCCAGATCGCGGTAGAGAACGTCGTGATGCGCGATCATCTGCGGCAGACCCGGCACGCCGACCAGCGCGGCGCCGGTCCGGCTCAGTGCGACACGGTTGCCGCGACGGCGCCGCAACAGACCCAGCGCGATACCCGCGCGCAGCAGCACCTCCATCCTGTCCGCAGGAACACCGCTGGCCGCAGCCAGCGCGGCGCCGGTGGCGGGGCCGCGCATCAGGTGGTCCAGTATACCCAGCTGCACGAGCGCCGACAGGATCTGGCTGTGGCAGAACCCTGCCAGCAGATCGAACATCGCGACGCCCTCGCGCGCGACGATACCGCGGGTCAGGGGAAACCGGGCGGCCCACCGCTGGAACCTGCGCGAGGCCATCAGCCGCGCGCCCCATCCCGAGGCAGAGGCCGCAGGCCTCGACGAGGCGACGTGCGGAGGGGCGACCTGCGGCGTGGCGGCGCTGTCCGTCATCACTCGCCCGGGATCCGCGTGGCCTGCGCCGCGCGCCACTTGATCGGCGTCAGGGCTTCAGCCTGCGCATTGACCATCCGCGCCAGCATCTCTTCGCCGTCGCACTTCGGGATCGACGCGATCGCGCCGCCCAGAATATCGCGCATCCGCCGGATCGCGCCATCGACGCCCAGTTCGGCAACCGCATTCGGACGTCCGTGTAGATCGTCCTGCCCCACGGGCTTGCCCAGCGTATCCTCGTCGTAAAGCGCATCACGCAGATCGTCGGCGACCTGGAAGGCCTCACCGATCCGCGCGCCCAGTTCGATCCACGGGGCGCCGTCCTGTCCGCCCGCGATAGCGCCCATCTCGGTGGCGGCCATGAACAGCGCGCCGGTCTTGGCGGCGTGGTAGGCCGACAGGTCGACCTCGTCCTCGCTCTCCCACCCCTGCCCCGCACAGATGCCGCCGGGCATGCCGGATCGCCGCGCGAGCACCGCGATCAGCTGCGCGGCGCGCACAGGGTCCTTGCCAGCCGCGCGCGCCAGCGTCTCGAAGGCCAGCATGATCAGGCTGTCGCCGGTCAGAACCGCGATCGGTTCGCTATAGGCGCGGTGGACGGTCGGCTTGCCGCGCCGCACATCCGCATCATCGAAACAGGGCAGATCGTCGTGCACTAGCGACGCGCAGTGCATCAGCTCCAGCGCCACCGCCGCCGCATCGGAAAGCGCGGGGTCGGGATCGCCGCAGGCCGTGGCGACACTCATCAGGATCGTGGGCCGGAT
The Sulfitobacter sp. HNIBRBA3233 DNA segment above includes these coding regions:
- a CDS encoding methyltransferase; the encoded protein is MTDSAATPQVAPPHVASSRPAASASGWGARLMASRRFQRWAARFPLTRGIVAREGVAMFDLLAGFCHSQILSALVQLGILDHLMRGPATGAALAAASGVPADRMEVLLRAGIALGLLRRRRGNRVALSRTGAALVGVPGLPQMIAHHDVLYRDLADPVAFFRGETQTELASFWPYVFGGDMDAAQTQVYSDLMADSQQLVAEDTLDTVDLRGVRRLMDIGGGSGAFLCAVGARHPGIALTLFDLPQVAPTATARFAAAGLAERSQIVGGSFRTDSLPDGADAISLVRVLYDHADDTVAALLAQVFDTLPAGGRLIISEPMSGGARPTRAGDAYFALYTMAMRTGRTRAQDEIAQLCRTAGFTAIETPRARRPFVTSCVTARKP
- a CDS encoding polyprenyl synthetase family protein, which encodes MSFAPRIDTAIMTALRHGQAAPAPAKLAAALEHAVTPGGARIRPTILMSVATACGDPDPALSDAAAVALELMHCASLVHDDLPCFDDADVRRGKPTVHRAYSEPIAVLTGDSLIMLAFETLARAAGKDPVRAAQLIAVLARRSGMPGGICAGQGWESEDEVDLSAYHAAKTGALFMAATEMGAIAGGQDGAPWIELGARIGEAFQVADDLRDALYDEDTLGKPVGQDDLHGRPNAVAELGVDGAIRRMRDILGGAIASIPKCDGEEMLARMVNAQAEALTPIKWRAAQATRIPGE